The genomic region ACAGAGTCGTGTGCGTGGATTGTTTGTGGTGCCACGGCACGTGACACGTCGTCAGGTACATGTCGATCAGGTAAGCGAGCACTTTGAGTGGTGTTGGCGCAATGGGTTTATCAATGCGCTGGTATTAGTGGACAACGCAACGGGCGGCGGACACAAAACATCATTCGCCGTCTATGGTTATGAACGATTTCCGCAATTTCGCATGCGACAGATGCCCGTGCAAGCGGTGTGGTTCAGCGATAAATTGAAGAATTTCCATCGAAGCAGCATTCGCACTACTTATCTCTACGATCCGCCGCGTGTTTTTCAACTAAAAACGACACAAAACAAGTTCCAAATAGTTGGGTATGCAGCACAAATGCTAATGGCGCTCGTCAAGACTCACAATGCTACGCTGGATTTGGTGGCGTTAGACAATTCGAGTCGCTCCAATATTATGAGTATCGTTGATCAGATTCGCCGCGGTAGCTTGGATATGTCGATGAATCCGTACTTCTTCTATCCGGGTGTGCGTTTGAGCTATCCGATATGTATGCAGCAGTTTACTGTTTTGCTACCATCTAGCGGCGAAATAGAGCGTTTTCGTTACTTTGTGCGCCCCTTTCAGACACACACGTGGTTCTGCTTTCTACTCGGTCTCTTCTATTTGAGTTTTATGCGCCGTTTGTCGGACCGCATAAATGCCTATAGACATCCACACATGCGACCGAGCTTTGGACGTGGTTGCCTTGAAGTGTGGCGGCTGCTACTCTTCCTACCTATCAACATGCCGAGCGAACGCAAACGCTTTCACTGGCACAACGCAGTTACTCATTTGCTTACTGCCGTTCTAGGTTTCATACTCACTAATCTTTACCAGGCTTCACTTACCAGCTTTCTGGCCACGGCAGTATTTCGTCCACAATTGGACACATTGACGGCACTAATGAGACACAATGTTAGCATAAATACGAATACGAACGAAGTGGAGTTCTTACGCAACAGTAGCAGTTTGCCTAGAGACTTCGGGCGGCTGTTGAAACCACGTGATGCCATCGAATTGAGAAATGAGTTATTCGCATTTCGGCCGGACGCTTATGCTGCATGTGCAGATGTGGTGGACTTTACGTTAGAGCAGCAGAAGCATATGGACCGTAAGCCCTTGCATGAGTGTGCAGAAAGTATAACCACATTGCCTTTCGGATTTTTGCTACCCAACCGCTCCCCCTTCGAGCATATAGTGAATCGGTTCATTTTGCGCGCAGAGGCGGCAGGTTTGACAGTTAAGTGGATGCAGAGCGCCAAAACTGATGGATTTCATGCGGGTATATTACagaatcgtaaaaaaatattgccacTGAAGCGACCATTGAATTGGGAATATTTTCAATTCGCTTGGATTGTGTGGTCCGCAGGACTGCTAAGTGCTTCATGTGTATTCGCTTTGGAGAACTTGCGGCATTACATGCAGAGACAGAAGCGAATTATGGCGCGTCGATGTCTGCTCTACGTTTtgagatttttagaaaaactttgaagtcgtaaaacatgcaaaaattttaatcaagaaCGAAGAGGTTTGAATAATTCTGCAAATAAATGGCACTTACTATTGTAGTATTTAACTCATATTGAAAGCtttctatttatttcaattattcgtTCCACTGCTTGTTGAAGGTATGTATACAAAAAGCCAACAGAACATTCGATGCAGAGATAGCTTGCTAGGATGTAGTTCCATGTGAACATAGTGGCACAAAGTCCTGACACAATTGGACAGTTGTTACAAATGGTCTGATGATCTACACAGTGATgcttgaagtaaaaaaaatttatgtatttagtaCAGATACATAAACATTATTTCGAATTCTCAATCGGCCTCTGGACTAGATGGACTGCTCTCCAAAAGACGTcatttttctagaaaaaatgAGAGGAAAGTCTTAGGGAAATGGATGAGGCTATATGTATAAAACTTAGTAGTCCATCAACACAAGGAAAAGGGGAAAGCTGTTCATATCCTGAATAGACTGAAGTTCTTTGGTATGTCAACTTTGAGCACCAAACAATTCTACATAAGTAAACACGGTTTTATACGAGGTATACTCAAAGCGTAAGTTCTTTCTTATGAGGAATGCGAATATTTTCATGAATGTACTAACGTTTGATGGCATGATTAGAACCTAAGTATTCTGTTCTAAACCTACTAATTTCTCATAGAGCTTTCAAATTGGAGCTGTTGGTATATAAACATTAATTGGTAAGAGACGCCGCAAATTCTGGATTGTTGTGAGCTGTCTCGAAACTAGTGGGGTGTACTATTAATTTTGTCTTTTTGTAGTTTTAAGATgacataggttaggttaaaatgGTTGCTTAAGGAGtcggcacacttggacgaagaaatcgAATTCAtcatttgtgataccattgtgaaggaaGACTGATGGGATGAAAGGGGAGGGGGAGAGAGGTGGGGGTGTGCTGGTTAGAAGTATGGGTTTACAGTGTGtagattatgaacgatgactgtgtTGAAGTTGCGTCAACCgcatgaagttcatcagatttttaatgtcaaggcCTTCAATATCAGCAGGCGAACCAAAGAAGTAAAAGCCAAGATGCAGTGCATCTAAGGAGAAGGTGTTGAGAAGATTTATATCATCCTCCATACATTCAACGCAAAAAAGGTTTCGAGGTAGTTCCAAATCTCACAGCGTGCACGCGGATATTGTACTGTGAGAACACCCACGAAGTTCGGGAGCTGAGATTTTATCAATCTCAGAAGATCgctcgagcgcccccgatccaCACGTGACTAGAAGGATTTCGTGACTTTACAGGTTTGTGTACTTGCCTAGCGCTCGATGAGTTGGCGTGAAGCCATCTTTGCAGGAGCAGATCGTGGTGGCCAAGGGGTTTCCAATCCTCTCCCTTCGCGGGAAAATTACCTCACATGTCTCTTATCTGGCCAGCTCAtacgcctcacagtttcccgcactgtcgctgtgaccaggaacccagatgagcctTATGACAAAGAATTCAAACCAGGTGGTCAAGGAACAGTTTCACCTGTACCATCATTGACCCGAAGGACCTAAttgtaaagtaaatatttactttcttgactgttagttcCCATGTGAGCACCTAATCAACTGCTTTTTTGACTGCGACTACCTCTACTACGTTTCTGCTACGGAGAACTATTTTTTCCGACCGGATCATCGGAAAACCACTTCCATTCTGTCGACTAAGTCAGAATTTCGGTTAACCCATGAATGGTCGATGGGAGCCGTTGTCTTGTGGCTTATGTTCAATCTTTCCAGGGTCGAATactataaagaataaaattttaaatctctAAATATGTAAATCTCTAGATATGTGGGATTTATGTACTTAGCTATACGCGGAGAATGTGGCTGGTAGTATTTTATTAGGTGTAAGTTTTTATCAAGTAAAAAGTTCTTAACGTGTTTTCGCTATATTTCGACGATGAGGGTAATTGAAAGTGAATTGAAGAAAGGTGCGTTCGAGTTGGGTCCCACAcattatatcaggtcagtccataagttcatgcgttttttaaaggtggtttttaaAGGTggcttaaagtataatatatattaatcaataatatattttccttcattatttataatttcttcccaacgtttagggacatttttaattccctgctcaaaaaattgtttgtccttggagccaaaatatgcttcgatatccctttttctagcttcttttgaggagtagtttttgttactcatatgggattgaagtccatggaaaaggtgataatcacaagatgcaatatccggagagtatggtggatacgGCATTAGTTCCCAtctgagctcgttcagcttgcctaatgtttgccttgcggtatgaggtcttgcgttgtcgtggtgaaacaaaactttgcgtctattcactaaagacggtaaatttttgttaagtgcctcattcaggtttgatagctgatgggaataataatcagcagttatcgtctggtttggttccagaagttcataataaacaataccgccCATAtctcaccaaatagacaggagaatcttctcgGTTCTGGTGTTTAATCTTTATGTAACAATTGGCGTTTgggaacaggattattgtaaaagaCCAATtgttcatcaccagtaacgatacggttcaaaaaactttcattttcaagccgttgcagcagctgagaacacacattcactctctgctgaaggttggcgacggaaagactatgcggaacccattttccttgctttgaaacctttcccaactgaaccaggtgcctatGAACTGTTTCATGCGATGaacttaacctctgagctatcatatcgactgtcaaatttggctcagcttccacgagttcgagcaaggcgtcggtgttaaagacttcaggacgaccagcgtgcggggcatcctccacgtcgcagttaccacttcggaattttgaaaaccacttttgcgcagtccttgcGCTCacagtatcctctccgtgaacagtgtttatttctgcagcagcagttgttgcatttttaccacttttataaaaaaaaatacaaaatatgcctcttatacgtgttcgaagattccattttattttttaacaacacgtgcctctatccgcgattaaaatcacttgttgaatgcacaatatatcaaagaaaatataaatgggTTAAATACgcatgaacttatggactgacctgatattaaaCGCCTTGGAAACGGTACTGGACAAGTGCTTCGTAGACTAGTTTGAACGAATGCAAGAGTGTTGATTAAtatggagaatatttttaaaaataataaaatcgtgCGAAGCACCAGTGTTCATTTTTCCATTGTTGGCTAGCAATATAAATAGTAACCCTCGTAACTTTATATTCACTAAACAAATTAAAGTTACTGAGAACATGGTTTTTTACCAATATACATACGTAacttatgtaaatttttcacaCGAACATGCGGATGAAATGGTGTTCGACGAAATCGGTCAATACCCACGCCCAGCTCCCACATAgcggaaattttctaaaatgtcGGTATAtctcatataaatatattgtatttaatgtAAATATAGCAAAATTGGTAACATTTGGTAAAAGCGATAAACCCAAAAACTAGAATAAGATTAAAGAAAGATTTGGGAAAACGAAAGATGCCACACCCATTTTCTGATAAATGTTTGTATCTTGGTAGTGACTTATTAAAACTCGTTCACGCTTGAAACTCGTCTTGTTCTCCATCCAATTGAGACAACTCATAAATATGAGATTGGATAAAAACCACGCCCACTTGTTATATGTGAAAGCTGAGTTTTCGTCTGATGTTGCAAGCTAAATTATTCTAAAATGCGTGTAGGTATATAAAGTTCGATTTAGACGAAATTTAGTCTTCCTTCTTGtctatttaacttttattttaaaagttctgAGGACTACCATCCATTTGGataggaaagaaaaaataaattaagttaaagaGGCTTGCGTGGATGTAGGCGTGTAATAGAGAAATGAATaagatcattaataaataaatataatttttttaactcagcAAACCAATActcaatttattcaattaaaacacATCAAAAGAAATTATCAAACACACAATCAAATTAGTAAATCGTTAGGCCGTCTTTAATGGTGGTGACTAGTTTCCTTGCCTTGAGAAGTAGGGTGGTGATGGTGTTGTTTTAGGTGTTGGAGTGCGTGTTGTGCGTGAGCTCCATGGTCGCCGTGTTGGGCCCCTAGCACATGTGAAACATCAGCGGAAGCAAGTCCCAATGCGGCGagcaataaagtgaaaaaaatatagaactGCAAGAAAAGCAGAATTAGCAATGGAAAATAACCCAAAGAtcactatttttaaaatatttcaatcaattaaaaaagaagaacTTAGAACGTTActcactttcatttttatttaatgcgaCTAGACCAGTCAATTGTCAACTGCGACGCTGAGAGCTGAAGGCAATCCTTTTATACAAATGAGTTAGGCGAATGTGTCACAATTGAGAGAACGTCTTGAAGTATGCATATACattcttatatatgtatgtacaaacagaaatgtttatatatacattcataagctaatatgcatatacatacatatggttaATTAGTCCTAACATACGCGATGTCCGGTAGTCGTTTATGGTTAGCTAACACCTGGTAACGAGCATTTGACTTGTGACTTCCGATGATTATTAATGTGAGAGGGTGATAGCGATATAGACTAACTGGTACCCgtttgctataaaaataaatactggtTTCGAAATTAGATTCTAATTTTATACAGTTATATGAATATTTCTCGAAATCGGTCAAATCGTGTATATGTTTGTGCGGATAAATATTTGAGtgcacaaataaaattaattcaagtTTTGTTTGTCTACATTTATAAAAACAGATGATATATAGTACGTGTCTCTTAGTCGCTTGCTTTCTTTTCTGTTtaatgacataaaaaaataataatcaaaataaataggCTGCGTTTTGTGTTTGTACTTGTAGTACATTAAGCAACCTCAACTGGTTTATAAACGGGAATTTCAAAATCATATGAccgagttttttttattacaagcaACCGGATGAGCCCCTTATTTTAATTGGCACTTTATGTAGAATTTTAAacaaacttaataaataaatcgagatttaaattaacttgaaatattttagttaaaaagtaaataaagtttgaaTATTTGTGATGGACTAAAgtagaaatgaaaatatctaAAATGATCCAGAGATTCTATGGTGAATGCTGGGTAGAGCTGAGCCCAATCTTTGCCTAGGATATGAAACATCGGAATGGCGGAGCATACTTCTTATAGCTGGCTTTTCATGTGCGGAAATAGTCAAGTAACAAAtcatataacacatgggctgaaaagtcccgggcctaccAAAGAAAATACGctcttttttgttcaaaattagctttatgcatcaataaaatttccatgacGAACAACACAATCATTCCAGCgttgctctaacatttcaataccacttttgtagaacgatttatcttttgcctcaaaataggtctcagtttcagcgataacctccactgcgttgtgcatcttCGGTGTTTCTACGACCACGTTGAAAGTCAGGAAACcatcattttttgttgtttctgatggagtggagtctccataacacttttcaagctattgctttacttgaacggtattttttctgatcaagaagcagtgcaaaattaaaacaattcgtTTAGCACAATAACTTCCGAACTAATGAATGTAATATCAAGGAATTTTTAAAGCTgtccttttaaggttagtactaactgaaaaaagaggtgaatgtagTTTTACATAGCGCCGTCTATGTGTCAGCCCACGTGTTACAGATGTAAGTACAGttaaatgttgttccaaaagtCCCCAAGTCTTGTTTTAACGAACCGCGCTAATAAAATACAAGCTAACTTACTAACATGGCGACTTATAGTAACAACTAGTGATGCTTAAGAACTAAGAGATAAACTATGTTTACTTATACATGCTACTCATATATAAGAGAAGTAAGTAAGATGTAACTCGCTTGAGACATCGCTATCACGCGTCGAGTGTGCCTACCAAAAATTTGCATCgcttaaattttgatgaagatGTTGTactacagtctgtctaatggaagcgtGGCCAGCAAAATTCAGACTTAACCGTAAGCCTGGtgaaatttgttagttttgtgagaaatttagaaagcgttTAAAGCGAGAATATTTACGTAATATGCACGGATGAATAATCCTTTTGGGTGAATAGTTACATACGTGGGTCCTGGTTCACTGCTGATAATCAACAAGTTCAACGAATTGTTAAGCATCCAATGAAGGTTTATGTATGGGCTGCTTCTCCGAGAAAGGAATTGgccatttatttgtgtttaacgccaatttgaatgcagttttgatgaataaaattgcCAAAAACCATTATTACCCTCAGCTGCGACGATGTTTGTAAGAACTATCGAACCTTGGGTTTTAAAAGAAGATCGAGATCCCAAGCATCGAAGCCGAAGATGTGTGAGGTGGAATCatcaaaatgggattgaaatgttggattagGATTCGCAGTCGACTGATGCTAACCCAATTGAATACATTTCGCAATagctaaacaaaaattcaaaggtaaatAAATATGGATTTGCCCACAGTTTTGAAGGGAATTTATTCCGATTAAGAAATCTAATGGGGACTTTAAACCCAATCGCAATACCACCTTTTTTGCCCAAGGTACTTGAGCGTGCATGCTCAGATCTAGTTTTAGATCCTACAGGAGCTATGTAACGGTGCAAATTAGAGTATCGGATGACATCAGACTCAAAATTGATAACGATGACGTGGCTTTATTAACACTTCTGGGTCATTCCAAAGCTTTCGACATTGTTAATCAAGAACTTTTAGCCTTGAAGCTTAACATCTTTTGAATTATCATTACATTTAATGTTATCATATTTCGCTCAAAAGCTGTTTATGCCGGTGACATTATATCTAACTACTTACCCATAGCTAAAGGTGTTCACCATGGCTCGATTCTTCATCCTCTATTGTTTTTGTCATATATACATGATCTTTAAAGTATGTTAAAATTTTGCGAAACTCTAgaaagtggcagagattattgcattgccaaaaccgggtaaagatccaactaccgtGTCATCATATATACCAATAAGCTTACTACCGGCAATAtctaaaattgatgaaaaattactgcatgataGACTAAGATAATTTCTAGACCAACAACTTATAATACCGGAttatcaatttggatttagaaaaaaacattcgactattcaacaggtccatagaattacaaataaaatccaattaGACCTTGAAAATAATCGATACTGTGCCGCAGTATTTTTGGACGTAGCCAAAtcgtttgacaaagtgtggcacaaaggcttactccacaaaataaaaagaatgctaCCTTTTGACTACTACCTCATCATAAAAAGCTACGTAATCGACCAAAGCTTCTATATTATTATCAATGTTCAGATATCcatcaaataactgctggagttccgcaagTAAGCGTTCTTGGACCACTActttatgttttattcaccgcagacatACCATCATACAATACAACAGAACCAACTACTAAATACCTGGGAATTCACTTGGGctccaaactaaattggaatcaccacataacataaagcaaaaggttaaacaaataaaagaaaaacttcgacaacttcattggttacTCTGCTCAAAATACAGActtactatacagaacaagTTGTTAGTGTACAAAACTATGATTAAGCCAATCTGGCTGTATGGACTACGggtgtggggaacggctaaaaaaagtcatatagaaaaaatccaaaaacaacaatcgaatATTCGTCGTACTCTGACCATGTTTGACAGGTACACggaaaatgatgacatccacaggacttttaaattagcaacagtagacgaagaaatcaaaaagataacaacaaggcacttcgaaaaaatacacacagtaatacaaaaatcaacaaatttcttGAAAGGGAAAGAAACACGAAAAGACGTCTAAAggaacccgacctaataaatgctaaaaaacaataaatatgtgGAAATAGTTAAAAGCTGTTATATAGTTGTACAATTGTAATCATGTAAAGTGAAacttttattgtatattatttaattgtaacgAGTGATtgtttagctattatctttttaaacagttggtttgagcagctgacgcacgtttcgtgttttgtttcactgtcaaacatcttcagtttggtctataatttaaccatgaatcgtcttacaaacgaacaatgcttgcaaatcattgaattttattataaaaatgcgtgttctgttaagaaagtttatcgcgcgcttcttccattttatggtcagttaaACGACCCACTGAAGCAGCTTGAATCTATtgcgactaaatttagaaccaaatttacattattggacctcaaaccaccaacacgcttacatAGAGTGCggactgaagaaaatatcgcagctgcatCGGCCAGGGTTAGTGATTACCagcaattatcgattcgtcgccgttcgcagcaattgggccgcTGTTACTCAATGACAGCATAAATTATCATAATACGAAACATATTGATCGACCCTATCAACTCCtttcataaatttattgtactcTATCACACAGTTCggtttaattattttacttctCGTGTGCCAGTCTATGTTGTGTCTTTCTTCCATTTCAGCCGTGTGTATACTAGAAATCATTCTTATTTCTCTCTTCGATTGCCAAATTTGTAACAATATATGTTGCTTTCTTCTAAACATTGTTTCACCacgcttcaattttttgtttattaaagaaTTAGGTAATCCTCTGTTTGTACGAATTCTCCCGCAGCTTCTCGTTTTGAGTTTTAAAAGTGTCTGGTTGATTTTCACATTATTATAGTAGTTATCCATGAACGCATGATACCAATTTTTCAGATAAGGGCTGAGGACATCTAGAATTGTCTCCGAAAGTCTTTTACCTTCTCcgcagtatatttttaaattgcaaatATAACCACTTTTTGACTTATAGTACACACCATTCTTACTAATATCCCGTACTTAGTGATTTTTGAAGCATTGTATACTTTGAAGGCTAATCTTCCACGCCACGGTCTAATACTTTCATCAAGTGAAATTTCCCTTCGAGGTGTGTACACTGTATGGAATTTTTCCAATAAGTTATCTAATACTGGTTTAATCTTTACCAAACGTTCACTAGACTCTGTAATaacattatttgaaaaatgccaTGATTGCATATTTGCCTAAATCTGTCGCGGCTCATTGTTTTCGGAAATATCGGAGCTTCCAATAATTCATGGGTTGTCCAATAACCGTCCATTGACCCATTAAAATCAGCAgaccgaaaatttttttgaattctgtGATAGTGACGTCTgcccattttttgaatttttcgtagtatttgaattttttctcattCTGTTTGTGATAACGATTAGTTTCTTCTACCATCATTTCACATAAATTGTAGTCAATAAACAAATTCAAGGACTCAATGacacaattgtttttgtttgggaATACATTTAAACCCGATCGatccaaaaattattcaattacaGGTGGATTGTCTATTTCAGTCCATTGTTCAATAATCTGCTCATCATCGTCTTCATCGTCACTAAACTGAAGTGGAAAAATTGTGGTTCTCCGTCTGGTTCGACCAACGAACTATCACTATCGGTATCGTCACTTATGCTATCGCAAGAGCACTCCTATAAATTATCAGCAAATATATCATTGTTAATTTCGTGTGAACTCATGTTgggtttaaaaaaagtgtaattttttactaGAGGATATTTGCAACCGAACAGTTGTAATGTAGAAAATCTACTGAGATGATATTTGTGCAGAAAATCGGAAATTGCTTACCGAACTCTGAAAGATAAGAATTGAATATTGGTTTCCCCATACCAAAACGGGCTCGTGTGCAAAAGATTAATACCTTACCAGCATACTATTTAAAGGGTTAAAATACCTCTCCCGCAGATAATGATCAGTCGCCGTAGAAGGTATTAATACCTTTCCCGCATGTAATGTGTTAAGTCAACCCTCACAATTTCTGACAGAAGACTgagttcaatataaaaattcaatcatcaAGCTCtcgataaaaatttaaatataattttaatggaaaaattctaaatttctttataatagtttttttttataaaacttttataattcTCAAAACAAAGTTTTCTGTcttgaaaatgtttaatttttgagttgtgataTCTCCTGTATTTAGTGTGCGATTTGATATAAAGCCTGACTATaaatatagatacatatgtatgtatataatatttcgcGCTCAAACCCCCTGTTGATTGCTTAATTTTTAAAGGAAGCTGCCACACACCCTCTACATATATTCGCCGCGTACGTAAGCGTCCCCATGCGAATGTGAATTTGttcgtattttttataattaaaaaataaacgccTAATTGCTGTTTTAACCTGAATGATCGTAATTAATTAGCTCTTCAACGCTGGAATCGCTATAGAAGTGAATCAAGCAACCGGTTCTCATTTGAGCAGCTAACTTATTGTTAGCTAACTTAATAACAAATACACAGATTTGAATCAGTTATCATTTAGATGCTTGCCAACTTTAATTTTGACGCTTTACATATAATTACCCAAGCTTCTGCGAATTTCTAAACGAAAAGCAGCATGCGAGAGCATAAACATGTGAGACAGACGTTTGTTGCGGatggtaaaatttttaataactgaAAGTATGCAGCTGATGTCAGAAACTGctgttaaaaatatgttttgttttactattatttgtatttataaaataaagagtaaaaaattacaataaataaagctAGATTGTGACAAGGTccaagtaaagggtgttttttttagaggttaggtttttaagatgaaataaaacgtatataatttaatgttatggccaagaatttagctttattataaagataagggtttgccattatgttttaaaaatgatttcgggcaaatgaccaccgcggctggctcgaataaattccagccgagaggcccaattttcgaccactttttgcagcaattggggccgtatgtcagcaataacacgctgaatattctcttccaagacgtcaatcgtctcgggcttatctgcgtagacaagcgacttcacatagccccacaagaaatagtccagcggtgttatatcgcacgatcttggaggccacgccacaggtccacggcgtgagataatgcgctcaccaaaagtttccttcaataaatcgattgttgcgttggctgtatgacatgtagcgccgtcttgttggaaccaaaggtcgtccacatcaacatcgtccaattcaggcacgaaaaagtcattaatcatggctctatagcgctctccattgactgtaacattatggccggcttcatttttaaagaaatatggaccaatgattccctctgcccatagagcacaccaaactgtgactttttgaggatgtaacggcgtctcagcaatggcttgtggattatgttcactccaaatgcgacaattttgcttattgacatacccattcaaccaaaagtgagcttca from Anastrepha obliqua isolate idAnaObli1 chromosome 2, idAnaObli1_1.0, whole genome shotgun sequence harbors:
- the LOC129237362 gene encoding uncharacterized protein LOC129237362, whose product is MLWFKAHVSSALLELVTNYSVEEVTQLHRRDAIDRVIATVHAQRAILSIAYFGAISDIEPYITAGNTTPKFVMSPGCNDPLGGAVVADKFSSNIFYIAVGHLTRNPMWQRMNDVLNNIQSRVRGLFVVPRHVTRRQVHVDQVSEHFEWCWRNGFINALVLVDNATGGGHKTSFAVYGYERFPQFRMRQMPVQAVWFSDKLKNFHRSSIRTTYLYDPPRVFQLKTTQNKFQIVGYAAQMLMALVKTHNATLDLVALDNSSRSNIMSIVDQIRRGSLDMSMNPYFFYPGVRLSYPICMQQFTVLLPSSGEIERFRYFVRPFQTHTWFCFLLGLFYLSFMRRLSDRINAYRHPHMRPSFGRGCLEVWRLLLFLPINMPSERKRFHWHNAVTHLLTAVLGFILTNLYQASLTSFLATAVFRPQLDTLTALMRHNVSINTNTNEVEFLRNSSSLPRDFGRLLKPRDAIELRNELFAFRPDAYAACADVVDFTLEQQKHMDRKPLHECAESITTLPFGFLLPNRSPFEHIVNRFILRAEAAGLTVKWMQSAKTDGFHAGILQNRKKILPLKRPLNWEYFQFAWIVWSAGLLSASCVFALENLRHYMQRQKRIMARRCLLYVLRFLEKL